One segment of Brassica napus cultivar Da-Ae chromosome C3, Da-Ae, whole genome shotgun sequence DNA contains the following:
- the LOC106390442 gene encoding COP1-interacting protein 7: MRPAAVPLDYAVFQLSPKRSRCELFVSTAGNTEKLASGLVKPFVAHLKVAEEQVAREAQSIRLQAESSENAGTWFTKGTLERFVRFVSTPEVMELVSSLDEEMSQLEAARKIYGEGTGDQRPGSKDGTETTTAADVTKKELLRAIDLRLAAVRQDLATACNRASAAGFNPVTVPELSQFADRFGANRLNEACAKFIALFQRRPELMSSWRFNQEEEAIRSSWESDMSIDDPSEDPSRNLPTNRTQQHREHQTGMQEAKVMPQSSHDEKDEEEEKIPVQNEPLASQTKQLTRRLSVQERINLFENKQKESSGGKTAVVKSTELKRLSSDLSSSVRRWSGASDMSIDLGNDRKDGTGDSPLCTPPASSVSKDGSGISSKQSVGYKQTGLSHVESSHRTADECSSNNLGDKEVNLNMPSSTGSQVGHQGNSQDSLLEKSSKFPYNEKSTRETSDYSENANRDDDDESDNKTGDSESNKQDQIQFRDPRSHPLSTLQQLSGAESNFTSVRSNGGTAESPRKEPLARQSPPVEDRQRKTQVYGGSEQMKRPQGRRGEGSETDTMSQVSPPEQVQRARAFKGSQELNDELKVKANELEKLFAEHMLRVPGDQSSSVRRGKPQAATSQPRRPVAEDQKTPATPTLSSNDEDKFKTPPTMKMVGNNDYGDNTTRQKLPEISFSDNSRGKSYEKYMQKRDVKLKEDWSLRRSEKEAKLKLMQDILDRSNAEMKTKFSQSKAKDSDARRAEKLVYFNSRLSAKKDQHPISSFLTEEDEDVSRSIQNKKLQQNKTSSLTARTTATSSASRSSAKVSTPSAVRRRGQDKLLAQSVPNFAEFKKQEGMMKPASGVGRNGVRSQARSSVRPKAVTEEEKPRRPASIRKGAAEEAAELADVSQLKSEDGVCVPLNLDKASEGSDASEEMEKEEMEEVVDDAEAEAFTDAENEKPRLSQEFEEWGGNGESNSQLEPDSNAEVSTARHHQTIGSFLDSHATVEDSPVGSPAFWNLSSLNHTENDTTLMRKKWGGAAAQKRVGGGNNPSQSQCQQDVTKGLKRLLNFGRKNRAAENLADWISATTSEGDDDTEDGRDLANRSSEDLRKSRMGFLQTQASDDSFNESELFNEQAQNTSAPLSFKLKEDQASGTSVKAPRSFFSLSNFRSKGK, encoded by the exons ATGAGACCAGCTGCTGTACCTCTTGACTATGCTGTCTTCCAACTCTCCCCAAAGCGCTCAAG ATGTGAGTTGTTTGTCTCTACTGCGGGGAACACTGAGAAGCTTGCTTCTGGACTGGTGAAACCCTTTGTTGCTCATTTGAAAGTCGCTGAAGAGCAGGTCGCCAGGGAAGCTCAGTCTATAAGGCTTCAAGCTGAAAGCAGCGAGAATGCTGGAACTTGGTTTACTAAAGGGACACTCGAGAG GTTTGTACGGTTTGTTAGTACCCCAGAGGTTATGGAATTGGTTAGCTCTTTGGATGAGGAAATGTCTCAGTTAGAGGCTGCCCGGAAAATATATGGCGAG GGGACTGGTGATCAGCGACCTGGTTCAAAAG ATGGCACGGAAACTACAACAGCAGCTGATGTGACAAA GAAGGAGCTACTTAGAGCTATTGATCTACGGCTTGCAGCGGTTAGACAGGACTTGGCAACTGCTTGTAATCGTGCATCAGCTGCTGGTTTCAACCCAGTCACTGTCCCCGAACTTAGTCAATTTGCTGATCGATTTGGGGCCAATCGCTTGAA TGAAGCATGCGCCAAGTTTATCGCACTTTTCCAGAGAAGGCCAGAGCTTATGAGCTCTTGGAGGTTCAATCAGGAAGAAGAAGCTATACGTTCATCTTGGGAATCTGATATGTCAATTGATGATCCCAGTGAAGACCCATCCAGAAACCTACCAACTAATAGAACCCAACAACATAGAGAACATCAAACTGGTATGCAAGAAGCAAAGGTGATGCCACAAAGTAGTCATGATGAaaaggatgaagaagaggaaaaaatcCCTGTGCAAAATGAGCCATTAGCAAGCCAGACTAAGCAGCTCACGAGACGGCTCAGCGTGCAGGAGAGGATCAACCTATTTGAAAACAAGCAGAAAGAAAGCTCCGGAGGGAAAACAGCTGTGGTGAAATCCACTGAGCTGAAAAGGCTCTCTTCTGATTTATCATCTTCTGTGCGGAGATGGAGTGGTGCTAGTGACATGAGCATTGATTTGGGAAATGATAGGAAGGATGGTACTGGTGATAGTCCATTGTGCACTCCCCCGGCTTCATCAGTGTCCAAAGATGGAAGTGgtatatcttcaaaacaatctGTCGGCTACAAGCAGACCGGATTGAGTCATGTTGAGAGCTCTCACAGGACTGCAGACGAATGTAGCTCCAACAATCTTGGTGACAAGGAGGTAAACTTGAACATGCCATCGAGCACGGGTAGCCAAGTGGGACATCAAGGAAATTCACAGGATAGTTTATTGGAGAAAAGTTCCAAGTTTCCATACAATGAAAAAAGTACCAGAGAGACTTCTGATTACTCAGAGAATGCAAatagagatgatgatgatgaatctgATAACAAAACGGGAGACTCTGAATCAAATAAGCAGGACCAAATACAGTTTAGAGATCCTCGGAGTCATCCTTTGTCTACGTTACAGCAGTTAAGTGGTGCTGAATCTAATTTCACAAGTGTTCGGAGCAATGGAGGAACTGCAGAGTCTCCTAGGAAAGAACCGTTGGCTAGGCAATCACCACCAGTTGAGGATCGCCAGAGAAAGACACAAGTCTATGGAG GTTCTGAACAGATGAAAAGACCGCAAGGTAGAAGGGGTGAAGGTTCCGAGACTGATACTATGAGCCAAGTGTCCCCACCAGAGCAAGTTCAAAGGGCTAGAGCGTTTAAGGGAAGCCAAGAGTTGAATGATGAGTTGAAAGTTAAAGCAAACGAGCTTGAAAAGCTATTTGCTGAACACATGCTCCGTGTGCCGGGGGATCAATCCAGTTCTGTCCGTAGAGGTAAGCCACAGGCTGCCACTTCACAGCCTAGAAGACCAGTAGCAGAGGATCAGAAGACTCCAGCAACGCCAACTTTAAGCTCAAATGATGAAGACAAGTTCAAAACTCCGCCAACAATGAAGATGGTCGGTAACAATGACTATGGAGATAATACCACAAGGCAAAAACTTCCAGAGATCAGCTTTTCAGATAATTCTAGAGGAAAGTCCTATGAGAAGTATATGCAGAAGAGAGACGTGAAGCTCAAGGAAGACTGGAGTTTGAGAAGGTCCGAGAAGGAAGCCAAGTTGAAGTTGATGCAGGATATACTTGATCGCAGTAACGCTGAGATGAAAACCAAATTTTCTCAGTCTAAGGCAAAAGACTCAGATGCTCGACGTGCAGAGAAGCTTGTGTACTTCAATTCTAGGCTGAGTGCTAAAAAGGATCAG CATCCAATTAGCTCATTCCTcactgaagaagatgaagatgtttCCAGGAGCATCCAGAACAAGAAgctacaacaaaacaaaactagtTCCTTGACTGCTCGAACCACTGCTACATCATCAGCTTCACGCTCTTCAGCGAAAGTTTCTACACCAAGTGCCGTTAGGCGGAGAGGACAAGACAAACTTCTTGCACAGTCAGTCCCTAACTTCGCCGAGTTCAAGAAGCAGGAAGGGATGATGAAACCAGCCTCGGGAGTTGGAAGAAATGGTGTCCGCTCACAGGCGAGAAGCTCTGTTAGACCGAAGGCTGTAACTGAAGAAGAGAAGCCAAGAAGGCCGGCAAGTATCAGAAAAGGTGCTGCTGAAGAAGCTGCAGAGCTGGCAGATGTTTCTCAGTTGAAGTCAGAGGATGGTGTTTGTGTACCTTTGAATCTTGATAAGGCTTCAGAAGGATCGGATGCATCAGAGGAAATGGAAAAGGAGGAGATGGAAGAAGTGGTTGATGACGCAGAAGCTGAAGCTTTCACGGATGCAGAGAACGAGAAGCCAAGACTTAGTCAAGAGTTTGAAGAATGGGGTGGTAATGGTGAATCTAATTCTCAGCTTGAGCCTGATTCAAATGCTGAAGTGTCTACTGCTAGGCATCATCAAACCATCGGTTCGTTTCTGGATTCACATGCTACAGTGGAGGACTCACCAGTGGGTAGTCCTGCTTTCTGGAACTTGTCTTCCCTCAACCATACAGAGAATGATACAACTCTGATGAGGAAGAAATGGGGAGGAGCTGCTGCTCAGAAACGCGTTGGTGGTGGCAATAATCCATCTCAGAGCCAGTGCCAGCAGGATGTGACGAAAGGGTTGAAGAGGCTGTTGAATTTTGGAAGGAAGAACCGTGCGGCTGAGAATTTGGCTGATTGGATCTCTGCTACTACCTCTGAAGGGGATGATGATACTGAAGACGGAAGAGATCTTGCGAATCGATCATCAGAAGACTTGAGGAAGTCGAGGATGGGTTTTTTACAGACGCAGGCCTCTGATGATAGCTTCAACGAGAGTGAGCTATTCAATGAACAAG CCCAAAACACAAGTGCACCGTTAAGCTTTAAACTGAAGGAGGATCAGGCGTCAGGAACTTCTGTAAAAG CACCAAGGTCATTCTTTTCACTCTCCAATTTTCGTAGCAAAGGGAAATGA
- the LOC106389169 gene encoding protein FLUORESCENT IN BLUE LIGHT, chloroplastic-like — protein MAAIIRCCSSFSHTSGVRTPPHENSRGPETGKLAKPIGYSLVRTPGAHHLISKIKPLSTNNPYERESQTPFGSSFETFEKLSSFEGFGKLKLPVMAVLLTNSLLMGTPLEALAAEICEPESSIFNMPVLLLVALVGATVGGLVARQRKGELQRLNEQLRQINTALRRQAKIESYAPGLSYAPVGARIPSESEIIVDPKKQELISKLKTGKTFLRNQELEKAFSEFKIALELAQSLGDPIEEKKAARGLGASLQRQGKYREAIQYHNMVLAISNREGEDSGSTEAYGAIADCYTELGDLEKAGSYYDTYIARLETD, from the exons ATGGCGGCGATTATCCGGTGCTGCTCCTCCTTCTCTCATACTTCCGGCGTCCGTACTCCGCCGCACGAAAATTCTCGAGGTCCAG agaCTGGGAAGTTAGCAAAACCTATTGGCTACTCCTTAGTCAGAACGCCTGGAGCACACCATCTTATCTCCAAGATTAAACCTTTGTCTACCAACAACCCCTATGAGCGTGAAAGCCAAACACCATTTGGCAGCAGCTTTGAAActtttgaaaaattatcatcTTTTGAG GGATTTGGGAAGCTCAAGTTACCTGTGATGGCAGTGTTGTTGACAAACTCCCTTCTCATGGGTACACCCCTCGAAGCGTTGGCTGCTGAGATATGCGAGCCAGAGAGTTCCATCTTCAACATGCCGGTTTTGTTGCTTGTAGCACTTGTTGGAGCCACTGTTGGAG GGTTGGTTGCTCGGCAGAGGAAAGGGGAGTTACAGAGGCTGAACGAACAGCTACGACAGATCAACACAGCCCTTCGGAGACAAGCGAAAATCGAGTCTTACGCACCGGGGTTAAGCTATGCACCTGTAGGAGCTAGAATCCCATCAGAGAGTGAGATCATTGTGGACCCAAAGAAACAAGAGTTGATCTCCAAGCTGAAAACAGGGAAGACCTTTCTGAGGAATCAAGAGCTAGAGAAAGCTTTTTCAGAGTTCAAGATCGCTTTGGAACTTGCGCAGAGTCTCGGAGACCCCATCGAAGAGAAGAAAGCTGCCAGAGGGTTAGGCGCTTCGCTGCAGCGTCAAGGGAAGTATAGAGAAGCTATACAGTATCACAACATGGTTCTGGCTATCTCGAATAGGGAAGGAGAAGATTCTGGGAGCACTGAAGCGTATGGAGCTATTGCAGATTGTTATACTGAGCTGGGAGATCTTGAGAAAGCTGGGAGTTACTATGACACCTACATTGCTCGGTTAGAGACTGACTGA
- the LOC106389170 gene encoding peroxisomal (S)-2-hydroxyacid oxidase GLO3 — MIQYHDKILRSMLYTLQEIALTLLYLHLGFFRYIEMDQIVNVNEFQELARQALPKMYYDFYSGGAEDQHTLKENMEAFSRIMFRPRVLVDVTKIDMSTRILGYPLSAPIMIAPTGSHGLAHPEGETATAKAAAACNTIMIVSSMSSCTLEEVASSCNAVRFFQLYVFERRDVSAQVVRRAERAGYKAIVLTVDVPKLGRREADIKNKMIAPKLWNFEGLFSTKVKPSDGSGVEALASRALDASLNWKDIEWLRSITKLPILIKGILTREDALKAVEAGVDGIIVSNHGGRQLDYSPATITVLEEVVHVVKGRIPVLLDGGVRRGTDVFKALALGAKAVLIGRPVVYGLAAKGGDGVMKVIEMLKNEFELTLALSGCATIGDITRNHVRTEDERLKSNL, encoded by the exons ATGATTCAGTATCATGATAAGATATTGAGATCAATGTTATATACTTTACAAGAAATAGCGTTGACCTTACTTTATCTGCATCTGGGTTTCTTCAGATAT ATAGAGATGGACCAAATAGTAAACGTGAATGAGTTTCAAGAGCTGGCGAGACAGGCTCTCCCTAAGATGTACTATGACTTCTATAGCGGAGGAGCAGAGGATCAACACACCCTCAAGGAAAACATGGAAGCTTTCAGTAGAATCAT GTTTAGGCCTCGAGTTCTCGTTGATGTGACCAAGATAGATATGTCTACCAGAATCTTGGGTTATCCTCTCTCAGCTCCTATCATGATTGCTCCAACAGGAAGTCATGGGTTGGCTCATCCAGAAG GAGAAACCGCCACTGCTAAAGCTGCAGCTGCGTGTAACACTATCATG ATAGTATCAAGTATGTCTTCATGCACTCTTGAGGAGGTTGCCTCCAGTTGTAACGCGGTTCGGTTTTTTCAATTATAT GTGTTTGAGAGACGCGATGTAAGTGCTCAGGTGGTGAGAAGGGCTGAGAGAGCTGGATACAAGGCCATAGTTTTGACTGTTGATGTTCCTAAACTTGGTAGAAGGGAAGCAGATATAAAGAACAA AATGATAGCACCGAAGCTGTGGAACTTCGAAGGTTTATTTTCAACCAAAGTCAAACCT AGTGATGGTTCAGGGGTTGAAGCCTTAGCCTCTCGTGCTCTTGATGCTTCTTTAAACTGGAAG GACATTGAGTGGTTAAGATCTATTACAAAGTTGCCAATACTAATCAAAGGAATACTAACACGTGAAGACG CTCTTAAGGCTGTTGAAGCAGGTGTAGATGGAATAATTGTATCCAACCATGGGGGTCGCCAGCTTGACTATTCTCCAGCTACAATAACTGTTTTAGAAGAG GTTGTTCATGTTGTTAAAGGTAGGATTCCGGTTTTGCTTGATGGAGGAGTGAGACGAGGAACAGATGTTTTCAAAGCGCTGGCGCTAGGAGCTAAAGCTGTTCTT ATAGGGAGGCCTGTAGTGTATGGGCTTGCAGCTAAGGGTGGAGATGGAGTGATGAAAGTGATTGAGATGTTGAAGAATGAGTTTGAGTTAACTCTGGCACTCTCTGGTTGTGCCACCATTGGTGACATTACCAGAAACCACGTTAGGACTGAGGATGAGAGACTTAAATCTAACCTCTGA
- the LOC106391190 gene encoding sm-like protein LSM1B: protein MSWAGPEDIYLSTSLASYLDRKILVLLRDGRKLMGTLRSFDQFANAVLEGACERVIVGEQYCDIPLGLYVIRGENVVLIGDMDTEREELPPHMIRVSETEIKRAQKVEREAGELRGTMRKRMEFLDFD, encoded by the exons ATGTCTTGGGCTGGTCCTGAAGATATTTACCTTTCTACTTCACTCGCCAGTTATCTCGATA GAAAAATACTTGTGCTCCTTAGAGATGGTAGAAAGCTTATGGGAACACTTCGTTCTTTTGATCAATTCG CCAATGCGGTTCTGGAAGGTGCGTGCGAGAGGGTCATTGTAGGTGAGCAATACTGCGACATTCCTTTAGGCCTCTATGTAATCCGTGGCGAGAATGTTGTTCTGATTGGTGACATG GACACTGAGAGAGAAGAGCTTCCTCCACACATGATTCGCGTCTCAGAAACCGAGATAAAAAGG GCGCAAAAAGTGGAGAGGGAAGCGGGTGAGCTGAGAGGAACAATGAGGAAGAGAATGGAGTTTCTTGACTTTGATTAA
- the LOC106390443 gene encoding trihelix transcription factor ASIL2 produces the protein MEDEEEIQSRASSSPDPSPSPPPGGVTVTVASTGPPSYSLTPPSSSSQQQRDPNALALALLPSGGGGGGGGGSSSNGRASGGGGGREDCWSEKATAVLIDAWGERYMELSRGNLKQKHWREVAEIVSGMEDYGKTAKTDIQCKNRIDTVKKKYKQEKVRISSGGGRSRWVFFDKLDRLIGSTAKIPAIGSPGGGLNKIPMGIPMDSRSNVYHQQVKAPPFNNLDRLIGATARVTASSFGGGGGGNVPMGIPMSSRSSPFGQQGRTLPQQQQVRTLPQQQQGMMMVKRCSESKRWRFSKRNATDSDSEESDAAPMSDDDSGDSLPPPPLSKRVKTEEKKMKQEGGNKWRELSRAIMRFGEAYEQTENAKLQQVVEMEKERMKFLKEMELQRMQFFVKTQLEISEIKEQGRRMGNTSNDHHKSKNNMNEIVNKDVGN, from the coding sequence ATGGAGGACGAAGAGGAGATCCAATCTCGCGCCTCCTCTTCCCCCGATCCCTCTCCTTCGCCGCCGCCGGGAGGAGTCACGGTCACGGTGGCTTCGACAGGTCCGCCTTCTTATTCCCTAACTCCTCCGTCCTCCTCCTCGCAGCAGCAGAGAGATCCGAACGCGCTGGCTCTCGCGCTGCTCCCgagcggcggaggaggaggggGTGGGGGTGGTAGCAGCAGCAACGGGAGAGCGAGCGGCGGCGGCGGGGGGAGGGAGGATTGCTGGAGCGAGAAGGCCACGGCGGTTCTGATCGACGCGTGGGGGGAGAGGTACATGGAGCTGAGCAGGGGGAATCTGAAGCAGAAGCACTGGAGAGAGGTGGCGGAGATCGTGAGCGGGATGGAGGATTACGGCAAGACTGCTAAGACTGATATACAGTGCAAGAACAGGATCGATACGGTGAAGAAGAAGTATAAGCAGGAGAAGGTGAGGATCTCTAGCGGCGGTGGTCGTAGCAGGTGGGTGTTTTTCGACAAGCTTGACCGGTTGATTGGTTCCACGGCGAAGATCCCGGCTATTGGAAGTCCCGGAGGTGGGTTGAATAAGATTCCTATGGGTATTCCGATGGATAGCCGTTCGAATGTGTATCATCAGCAGGTAAAGGCGCCGCCTTTTAATAATCTTGACCGGTTAATCGGAGCTACGGCTAGGGTTACAGCTTCTTCCTTtggcggtggaggaggagggaATGTCCCTATGGGAATTCCGATGAGTAGCCGTTCAAGTCCGTTCGGACAGCAAGGGAGGACGCTGCCTCAACAACAGCAAGTGAGGACACTGCCTCAGCAACAGCAAGGGATGATGATGGTGAAGAGATGCAGCGAGTCAAAACGCTGGCGTTTCAGCAAGAGGAATGCTACTGATTCAGACTCGGAGGAGTCCGATGCTGCACCGATGTCTGATGATGATTCCGGTGATAGTTTACCACCTCCTCCTCTGTCCAAGAGGGTGAAGacggaggagaagaagatgaagcaaGAAGGTGGAAACAAGTGGAGGGAGCTAAGCCGTGCGATCATGAGATTCGGCGAAGCTTACGAGCAAACAGAGAATGCGAAACTGCAACAGGTGGTTGAGATGGAGAAAGAGAGGATGAAGTTCTTGAAGGAGATGGAGCTGCAGAGAATGCAGTTCTTTGTGAAGACTCAATTGGAGATATCAGAGATTAAAGAGCAAGGGAGGAGAATGGGTAACACTAGTAATGATCATCACAAGAGCAAAAACAACATGAATGAGATTGTCAACAAAGATGTCGGTAACTAG
- the LOC106394646 gene encoding protein PATRONUS 1-like — protein MANMNTLQQMIFPDENAPIHRKKSVAAASVKSTKGTVLGQKKKPGGARKALNDITNKSGAHPKASSKNKQLVSAATALKGEINIAGEMFLHDHSKCIKEQQSLWDDHFSADILLHHDSSSVKGKHLKYDTEMMDGKNNLTCEEPEEIPSPKMTDWLKSSTPWRSPVRHGSLMMPSTPLAWRFDSDEFTLKEDLF, from the exons ATGGCGAACATGAACACTCTTCAACAGATGATCTTCCCTGACGAGAACGCTCCGATTCATCGCAAAA AGAGTGTTGCTGCTGCTTCTGTGAAAAGTACCAAAGGAACTGTTCTTGGTCAGAAGAAGAAACCTGGAGGGGCTCGTAAGGCTCTGAATGATATCACAAACAAGTCTGGTGCTCATCCCAAAGCTTCTTCTAAGAACAAGCAACTCGTGTCTGCTGCAACTGCTTTAAAGGGAGAAATCAACATAGCTGGAGAGATGTTCTTGCATGATCACAGCAAGTGCATCAAAGAGCAGCAGAGTCTCTGGGATGATCACTTCTCTGCTGATATTCTACTCCACCATG ATTCTTCTAGCGTCAAGGGAAAGCATCTCAAGTATGACACAGAAATG ATGGATGGTAAGAACAATCTGACTTGTGAGGAACCAGAAGAGATTCCATCTCCCAAGATGACTGATTGGCTCAAGAGCTCAACTCCATGGCGCTCCCCAGTCCGTCATGGCTCTTTGATGATGCCTTCCACTCCTCTGGCTTGGCGGTTTGATTCAGATGAATTCACTCTCAAGGAAGACCTCTTCTGA
- the LOC106384316 gene encoding LOB domain-containing protein 24-like: MNPKRCAACKYLRRKCPKDCIFSPYFPPSDPHKFACIHRIYGAGNVSKMLQQLPVQTRAEAVESLSFEAKCRVDDPVYGCVGIISLLQTQIQKTQTLLAKTQAEIAVAQTKHSQHTNLST, encoded by the exons ATGAATCCTAAAAGATGTGCTGCCTGCAAATATCTGAGAAGAAAATGTCCAAAAGATTGCATTTTCTCACCTTATTTCCCTCCAAGTGATCCTCATAAATTTGCATGTATCCACAGAATCTATGGTGCTGGCAACGTTTCCAAAATGCTTCAG CAACTTCCTGTTCAGACAAGAGCTGAAGCAGTGGAATCTTTGTCCTTTGAAGCAAAATGCAGAGTAGATGATCCTGTTTATGGATGTGTTGGGATCATTTCTTTACTCCAAACTCAAATTCAGAAAACTCAAACCCTTTTGGCCAAAACTCAAGCTGAGATTGCTGTTGCTCAAACCAAACATAGCCAACACACAAATCTCTCAACTTAA